From the Phycisphaerae bacterium genome, one window contains:
- a CDS encoding PQQ-binding-like beta-propeller repeat protein has translation MRNLYLTVLLTFVFLTVLPSNSGAAISEQLLGQAKLATVWQNAVSLNPKEKIQKITVIGDYLYILTDSNYLFCLDRNTGQLHFGIPVAIKNLPVSEPTVYNNTVYIVAANNLVAIGLQQGAELYRKKMSFSVSAPAAVNASHFYLAGMDKVLHVLDPNGEHENFKASADNKSVITSVLATDRSVFFATQGGNIICMDTSTPKRIWQFDAVGAIMTPLTGISDWLYASGKDTNLYKLSAGSGEKMWEFHAGSALLTSARATETVVYQYAQGKGLYAIDANSGKQLWLLADGFDLLAQDNDTAYILDKNNICTVMDNKQAKKTYTINFASVTSFAVNTYDSSIYIMEDKSISCIKPIKK, from the coding sequence TTGAGAAATCTTTATTTAACTGTACTGCTTACTTTTGTTTTTTTAACAGTTCTGCCATCAAACTCCGGCGCGGCTATAAGTGAACAACTGCTTGGCCAGGCAAAGCTCGCAACTGTCTGGCAAAATGCCGTCTCGCTGAATCCGAAAGAGAAGATTCAGAAAATAACCGTCATCGGCGATTATTTATACATTTTAACCGACAGCAATTATTTGTTCTGTCTGGACAGGAACACGGGCCAACTGCATTTCGGTATTCCTGTCGCAATAAAGAACCTGCCTGTTTCAGAGCCGACGGTTTACAACAATACCGTCTATATAGTCGCTGCAAATAATCTTGTCGCGATTGGCCTGCAGCAAGGCGCCGAGCTTTACAGAAAAAAAATGTCGTTTTCAGTATCTGCGCCGGCGGCAGTGAACGCATCACATTTTTATCTGGCCGGTATGGATAAAGTGCTGCATGTTCTGGACCCTAATGGCGAACACGAAAATTTCAAGGCAAGCGCTGACAACAAATCAGTTATTACAAGTGTTCTCGCAACCGACCGCTCCGTGTTTTTCGCTACCCAGGGCGGTAATATAATATGTATGGATACTTCCACACCGAAACGTATATGGCAGTTTGATGCGGTTGGAGCGATTATGACGCCTTTGACCGGAATTTCCGACTGGCTCTATGCAAGCGGCAAAGACACAAATCTTTATAAACTTAGCGCCGGCAGCGGCGAGAAGATGTGGGAATTCCATGCCGGTTCCGCACTTCTGACTTCCGCAAGAGCGACTGAAACAGTTGTCTATCAATACGCACAGGGCAAAGGTCTTTACGCAATCGACGCGAACAGCGGAAAACAATTATGGCTTTTAGCCGACGGGTTTGATTTACTGGCACAGGATAACGATACCGCTTATATCCTTGACAAAAATAATATATGTACCGTTATGGACAATAAACAGGCCAAAAAGACTTATACTATCAATTTC
- a CDS encoding HEAT repeat domain-containing protein — translation MSKSFLVFFGLCILLNPLIVKGQSLEDDWNDFLHYTVIGRFDLAAGFAQKIIDSNNPDPLKLLQLSEDNPRGYAILVRVQADNPELAPLAAKILDIIESGRMIRRTDPEIITEEIKRLSGTVRGKYTAIERLRNAGEYAIPYMLDAMADEQRKEEFVNITTALPEMGRAAVRPLTASLAMDSVVVKGEVIKALGKIGYPEALGYLKYIAENDNSEQLRNLAVESINQIDSASAGKSAAELFFAIAENYYYKAQSLAPVDEGNSVNIWFWDKQNARLTRQAVKKICFHELMTMRLCEWSLRADKDFGKAISLWLASFFRMDGKSIEYPEYFGQGHADAMTYATTAGPEYLHEALERAVKDNDSVIALGTVEALAKNAGEKSLMFRLKTSQPLIEALSFNDRSVRYSAAIALAMAEPAEKFAESELVVNGLVGAITSQADANWPKETADNYAIRSAQAMLKLAETRNTVINLAGALDALVKATEDTRDEIKIVSCQILAYISSPDAQRAIADSALKEEHSIEIRISSFDSLTISAKVNANLLLDSQIDQIYKIVESREINQELRSSAATAFGALNLPSRRVKDLILDQARM, via the coding sequence ATGAGTAAAAGTTTTTTGGTGTTTTTTGGACTATGTATTTTACTTAATCCGCTTATTGTGAAGGGTCAATCGCTCGAAGATGATTGGAATGATTTTTTACATTATACGGTAATAGGCCGATTCGACCTTGCAGCGGGTTTTGCACAGAAGATTATTGACAGTAACAATCCCGACCCGCTAAAACTGCTCCAGTTAAGCGAAGATAATCCGCGAGGCTATGCAATTCTTGTGCGTGTTCAGGCAGACAATCCCGAACTTGCCCCCCTTGCGGCGAAGATTCTCGATATTATCGAAAGCGGCCGAATGATTCGCCGCACCGACCCTGAAATCATAACAGAGGAAATCAAAAGGCTAAGCGGTACCGTTCGCGGCAAATACACCGCTATAGAAAGACTCCGCAACGCCGGCGAATACGCAATACCATATATGCTCGACGCGATGGCGGACGAACAGAGGAAAGAGGAATTTGTCAATATTACCACTGCCCTGCCCGAAATGGGAAGGGCCGCTGTAAGACCTCTGACGGCATCACTGGCGATGGACAGCGTGGTAGTAAAAGGAGAAGTTATAAAGGCTCTCGGTAAAATCGGATATCCTGAGGCGCTCGGATATCTTAAGTATATTGCCGAAAACGATAATTCTGAACAGCTTAGAAATCTCGCGGTTGAGTCTATAAATCAAATCGATTCTGCCAGTGCCGGTAAAAGCGCGGCAGAGCTGTTCTTTGCAATAGCGGAAAATTACTATTACAAGGCCCAGTCCCTTGCACCTGTTGACGAAGGAAACAGTGTAAATATATGGTTCTGGGACAAACAGAACGCCAGATTGACACGTCAGGCAGTAAAAAAGATATGTTTTCATGAGCTTATGACAATGCGCCTCTGCGAATGGTCATTGCGAGCCGATAAGGATTTTGGAAAAGCCATCTCGTTATGGCTGGCATCATTTTTCCGGATGGATGGCAAGAGCATCGAATATCCTGAATATTTCGGCCAGGGTCATGCCGATGCGATGACTTATGCGACAACCGCAGGGCCGGAATATCTTCACGAAGCTCTTGAGCGGGCGGTAAAGGACAACGACAGTGTTATAGCCCTTGGCACAGTCGAAGCTTTGGCCAAGAATGCCGGCGAGAAATCGCTTATGTTCAGACTGAAAACTTCACAGCCGCTCATCGAAGCCTTATCTTTCAACGACAGATCCGTCAGGTACAGTGCCGCGATAGCACTGGCAATGGCGGAACCGGCCGAGAAATTCGCTGAAAGCGAACTGGTCGTTAATGGTCTGGTCGGAGCGATTACCTCACAGGCTGACGCGAACTGGCCGAAAGAAACGGCTGATAACTATGCGATTCGGTCAGCCCAGGCAATGCTGAAACTGGCTGAGACACGAAATACTGTGATCAACCTGGCCGGCGCACTGGATGCACTCGTAAAGGCGACAGAAGATACACGAGATGAAATAAAAATCGTTTCCTGTCAGATACTGGCATATATATCGAGTCCAGACGCACAAAGGGCTATCGCTGATTCGGCACTGAAAGAGGAACATTCGATTGAGATAAGAATTTCGAGCTTTGATTCTCTGACGATATCAGCAAAAGTGAACGCCAACCTGCTGCTCGACAGCCAGATAGACCAGATTTATAAAATCGTGGAATCACGGGAAATTAACCAGGAGCTGCGGTCGTCCGCTGCTACGGCATTTGGAGCGTTGAACCTGCCGAGCAGAAGGGTTAAAGACCTGATTCTTGACCAGGCGAGAATGTAG